GTGCCGTCTCCTATCTCCAAGCTACTGTTTGAGGAGGCGGAGCCCCGGATGACGGCCCTGCGGGAGTACATCGCCCGCCAGAGCTGGAGCACCGAGTATGAGGTGGTGCCGTCCAACCCCTATCTGCTGGAGCTGACGGCCAGGGGGGCCAACAAGGGCGGCATGGTGCGCCGTCTGGCTCAAATGCTGGAGATCCGGCAGGAGAACGTCTACTGCGTGGGCGACCACGCCAACGACATCCCCATGCTGACCTTTGCCCGCACCGCCTTTGCCCCGGCCAATGCCATTCAGCCGGTGCATGAGGTGCCGGGCATCCACATTCTGCCCAACTGCTGGGAGAACGCCATTGCGGCCATGATCGCAGAGCTGGACAAGCGGTATTGAGGAGGGAAACGGTCATGCGTGAGAGCGAACCCCTGACCCTATATGTGGTCTATACGGCCAAGCCTGGCTGCCGGGAGGCCTTCGTCCGTCAGATCGTGATGGAGGGCATTGCCGATACCATCCGTCGGGAGGAGGGCTGCATCCGCTACGACTACTATTTCTCCGCCCAGCAGGAGGATAAAATTCTGCTGGTGGAGCAGTGGCAGACGCAGGCCCATCAGCGCATCCATTTGCAGCAGCCCCACATGGCCCGCCTGCGGGAACTGAAGGAGCAATATGTGGCGGACACCCGGCTGGGCCGGGTGACGCTGGAGGAAGCGTAATATGACCCCACAGGCCGCCGCAGGCTGCGGCGGCCTGTGCTGTTTTGTGCGAAAGGAGAACACCCATGCTGTTTGATACCCATGCCCACTATGACGATGAGGCCTTTGACCCGGACCGGCGGGAGGTACTGGCGGGACTGCCCCCAAAAGGGTGTCGGGCTGGTGGTAAACCCCGGCTGCACGCTGACCTCCTCGGAGAAGGCCGTCGCATTGGCAGCGGAGTTTCCCCATGTATACGCCGCCGTGGGTCTGCACCCGGAGAACTGCCACGACTTTCAGCCAGAGCAGATAGAGCGTCTGCGGCAGCTGGCGCAGCGGGAGAAGGTGGTGGCCATCGGGGAGGTCGGACTGGACTACTACTGGGAGGAGAACCCGCCCCGTGCCTTGCAGCAGGAGGTGCTGCGGCGGCAGCTGGCGCTGGCGGAGGAGCTAAAGCTGCCGGTCATTTTCCACGACCGGGAGGCCCACGGCGACAGCCTTGCCATCGTCAGGGAGTTTCCGGCGGTGCGGGGGGTGTTCCACTGCTTTTCCGGCTCCGTGGAGATGGCGGAGGAGCTGCTGAAGCTGGGGTGGATGCTGTCCTTCAACGGGGCCATCACCTTCAAGAACGCCCGGAAGGCGCCGGAGGTCATCGCCGCCGTACCGCTGGAGCGGATGATGGTGGAGACCGACGCTCCCTATCTGACGCCGGTACCCTTCCGGGGAAAGCGCAACGACTCCGGGTATGTGCATCTGGTGGCGGAGAAGATCGCCCAGCTGAAGGGATTGCCGGCGGAACAGGTGGAGCGCCAGACGTGGGAGAACGGCGTCCGGTTCTTCGGTATCCCGCAGGAGTGAAAACGAATCAGCCCGCACGGCTTCGCCGTGCGGGCTGATTTTGCGTCTTGTCCAGAGACGAGCCTTACTGGAGGTTCAGGCGCTTTTGCAGATTGTACCACGTCAGCGTGTAGAACACGCCGCAGGCCACCAGCGTCTCGATGGAATCGATGACCAGGAACCGAGTGCCGTCCAGAAGGAGGTCGGCGCTGCCGCCGCTCTCGATGACGGTCTCGCCGATGGTCAGCTGATAGGAGAAGAAGGTCAACCCCGCCGCCTGCATGGCCAGCGAGAAGGCGATGAAAAACACCACCGACAGCAGGATCTTGTGATTGGAGAAGCTGTGGCCCAGAGCGATGGCGGCATAGACCATGAGGAATCCGGAGAACACCGTCAGGATGGCCAGCACGGCGATCCACAGGAGCAGCAGCGGACCGGGAACGCCGAAATGAAGGGACTCCGTGATGGAGGAGAGAAGTTCTCCCAGATCGCCCCAGAAGCCGGACCAGTCTGCAATGGGCAGCAGTACCAGCAGAATGGACAGCGTTACGGCCACGGCACTGGCGGCGGTGTAAATCAGGGCGGACAGCAGCTTGGCCCAGATGAGCTGGTGCCGGTTTACCGGCAGGGTGAACATCAGGTAGCCCTCGTCGGTCATGTAGTTCTTATAGAACCGATAGATCATCAGCAGCGCCGTGATGGCGCCGGTGGCCACTACGAAGATCCAGAACGCCACATTCAGCAGCCCCATCAGGACGGAGGCGGCGCCGGTACGGTAAGGATGGTCTGCCGCCAGCTTGTAAAACAGGCTGCAGCAGCCGGCGGAGGCCAGCAGCAGGGCATAAACCGGCAGCAGGATGCGGCCGGAGGCCCGAAGCTCATATTTCAGCAATTTACTCAGCATAACGGAACACCTCCCGAAACAGATCGTCTACGCTGCAGCCACGCTCCTGCCGGATCTGGTCCACGGACTGGTGCAGCACCAGTTGACCCCGGCTGATGAACACCACGTCGTCCAGGATGCGCTCCACGTCGGCAATGAGGTGGGTGGAGATGAGCAGGGTGGAGTCCGGGTGGAAGTTGGTGAGAATGGTGTGGATGATGTAGTCTCTGGTGGCGGGAT
The genomic region above belongs to Vescimonas coprocola and contains:
- a CDS encoding putative quinol monooxygenase, whose protein sequence is MRESEPLTLYVVYTAKPGCREAFVRQIVMEGIADTIRREEGCIRYDYYFSAQQEDKILLVEQWQTQAHQRIHLQQPHMARLRELKEQYVADTRLGRVTLEEA